A window of the Dictyostelium discoideum AX4 chromosome 4 chromosome, whole genome shotgun sequence genome harbors these coding sequences:
- a CDS encoding CHR group protein, whose amino-acid sequence MSRLDRLLTLLETGSSPSIRKAAAQQIGEIQKLYPYDLQSLLDKVQVYLSSDSWDTRIAAGQAIEAIASNVPLWDPIERIKEKKEEELQKLKDGIPSSSTTSTSTTTTDINNNNNNNNNNNNNNNNNNNNNNKPILNEDEFDLQFKNFDIVKVLNYGAPLVASGGKEFDEEELDPNMDPKELLLKQKKKLKKQLGLDDLPIKLESMDSLVEDKDIVLNNSKSAIKAKKEKEEKEKKEDISMVLDTTGMSARERNKAKRKARNLVKEKENEKPTKRFKEVKSSNNNNNNNNNNNNNSTTEKTKQHITEQPQDSGKIVMESILDVDKAYNQDEWPFTSIFNDLVIDLFSPTWEIRHGSLVGLREICKKHGGGGGKTIDTPIDKMDYVNAKWLEDFSLRLLCVISLDRFADYTSDQIVAPVRETCTQTLGIVVKYMDNESVLKVIDILLHLQNNKLWEVRHGGMLGIKYVVAVRLDLIDIILPRILPTITDGLMDSDDDVRACASETFHPISRYLVEKHIDKLPEILTILWDILLELDDISVSTSSVLNLLSNFYSYPEVLPPLKSNNNSSNGNGNGNNGNESSSNSSTPPLLPHTQHSKLAHLVPRLYPFFRHNLYSVRLSSIKTLERLIVSTPQDSKTHWLLSILPDLMRYIFQNIILEEREDIVDLSLSTWESLVKIFKPNVIRGACRSYFSQWVTLLSTPPNTLFDKSLLLDASKIKQEQLLGGGGGGVVAPTAGRKIKRSLQQQQQQQQQQQQTIANLEYLNIRSKIIGSTAVGLIVRMWPIEDINEIQDMFYSMLTSISGLHRHLASLILAEAYSAESQPNQPPMFQLPPNTIQFLNQHLLEELENRTTVNYYMEATNIVSNKLVSDVRVLASSLLNVGVDFSGVELLNILSNPSIQLPYEQIMPYAVELVTNVYDFCVGYIRQLPQPQQQQQQQPSNTIELIIDQLEARKKTILVTIGFVEKIQTEYHTQVLSEMSTLLIVSNNIPPKVSAIVRSLMLAIRKDENPLYQLRAARSLSQFIEMSLTRTPCPNPKIISSMFTLLCDDHTETPLIPPTSTSTVSIKIEKESLLTTQLDSSNDQTALMVDSITIQNDDEIRLAILARKGSVMFFNSLCKRFSNRLFESLPTLLSTITNDTMMKLYQIHLQQQQQQQQNNQQQLQLQQQQQQNNQQQQKEQQIILFQNEELQKVIDEIQLIRVLLPVLNPCYHSMMIELIQVIFHFVKYPKHQVQMMASKCIARYCQILTLPSMRFLIRNLLPLLGDTRSLTNRMGAINTVSQIIRDMDMQILPYIVFFTIPILGCMSDQDPDQRRVATLCFAKLVKLMPLEKGVPDPEGLDQDLIQQKQEERKFLEQLLDGSKVENYPLPIRINTELRKYQQDGVNWLAFLNKYKLHGILCDDMGLGKTLQTICIIAGDDYHRRVNYQEKGTPDFAPLPSLVICPPSLVGHWFYEIKKFCSDSTMKPMTYMGNPSERQAQRSKFKDHNVLIMSYDIMRNDIDILSEMHFNYCILDEGHIIKNAKTKLTQAAKRLQSNHRLILSGTPIQNNVLELWSLFDFLMPGFLGTEKLFNELYSKPILASKDPKCSTKDQEAGVLAMEALHRQVLPFLLRRLKEDVLADLPPKIIQDRYCNLSPLQIRLYDYFSRTQFKETIKNEVEDENEDADEGGESKKKKGGNGGGATHIFQALQYLRKLCGHPSFVLNPEHPQYPSIMKEFKLQPNDILDIAHSPKLVSLKELLLECGIGLSNVQQQQHQQQSKAAIAAATANETINESTNQHRVLIFAQMKSMLDIVENELFKKHLPSVTYLRMDGSVETMKRHSIVNQFNSDPTIDVLLLTTHVGGLGLNLTGADTVIFLEHDWNPMKDLQAMDRAHRIGQKKVVNVYRLITSGTLEEKIMGLQKFKLNIANTVINHDNSSLQTMSTNELLNLFDYSDDQKSQQSKSTNLADYNNESSISDTGEVTNNSNASGGKLKNILDSLGELWDESQYTEEFNLNNFMNQLS is encoded by the exons atgtCTAGATTAGATAGATTGTTAACATTATTAGAGACAGGTAGTAGTCCTTCTATTAGAAAGGCAGCAGCTCAACAAATTGgtgaaattcaaaaattatatcCATATGATTTACAATCATTATTAGATAAAGTTCAAGTTTATTTAAGTAGTGATAGTTGGGATACAAGAATTGCAGCAGGTCAAGCAATTGAAGCCATTGCTTCAAATGTACCATTATGGGATCCAATTGAAAgaataaaagaaaagaaagaagaagaactacaaaaattaaaagatggtataccatcatcatcaacaacatcaacatcaacaacaacaacagatattaataataataataataataataataataataataataataataataataataataataataataataaacctattttaaatgaagatgaattcgatttacaatttaaaaattttgatattgTTAAAGTATTAAATTATGGAGCACCATTGGTAGCATCTGGTGGTAAAGAATTTGATGAGGAGGAATTAGATCCAAATATGGATCCAaaggaattattattaaaacagaaaaagaaattaaagaaacaattAGGTTTAGATGatttaccaattaaattGGAATCAATGGATAGTTTAGTAGAGGATAAAGatatagttttaaataatagtaaatctGCAATAAAAgcaaagaaagagaaagaagagaaagaaaagaaagaggATATTTCAATGGTTTTAGATACAACTGGTATGTCTGCACGTGAAAGAAATAAAGCAAAAAGAAAAGCAAGAAATTTagttaaagaaaaagaaaatgaaaaaccaaCAAAACGTTTTAAAGAAgttaaatcatcaaataataataataacaacaataataacaataataataatagtacaaCTGAAAAAACCAAACAACATATTACAGAACAACCACAAGATTCTGGTAAAATTGTTATGGAAAGTATTTTAGATGTTGATAAAGCATATAATCAAGATGAATGGCCATTCacttcaatttttaatgatttagttattgatttatttag tccAACATGGGAAATTAGACATGGATCATTAGTTGGATTAAGAGAAATTTGTAAGAAacatggtggtggtggtggaaaGACAATTGATACACCAATTGATAAGATGGATTATGTTAATGCTAAATGGTTAGAGGATTTTTCATTAAGATTACTTTGTGTGATTTCATTGGATAGATTTGCAGATTATACTTCGGATCAAATTGTAGCACCAGTTAGGGAGACATGTACTCAAACGTTGGGTATTGTAGTGAAATATATGGATAATGAGAGTGTGTTGAAGGTTATTGATATTCTATTacatttacaaaataataaattatggGAGGTTAGACATGGTGGAATGTTGGGTATAAAATATGTGGTTGCGGTTAGATTGGATTTAATCGATATCATATTACCAAGAATTTTACCAACCATCACCGATGGATTAATGGATAGTGATGACGATGTTAGAGCATGTGCTTCCGAAACCTTTCATCCAATCTCAAGATACTTGGTAGAGAAACATATAGATAAATTACCAGAGATTTTAACAATACTTTGGGATATCCTATTGGAATTGGATGATATTTCAGTTTCAACTTCAagtgttttaaatttattatcaaatttttattcttatcCTGAAGTTTTACCACcattaaaaagtaataataatagtagcaatggtaatggtaatggtaacaatggtaatgaatcatcatcaaattcatcaacaccaccattattaccaCATACTCAACATAGTAAATTAGCACATTTAGTACCAAGATTATATCCATTCTTTAGACATAATCTTTATTCAGTTAGATTATCATCAATAAAGACATTGGAGAGATTAATAGTTTCAACACCACAGGATTCTAAAACTCATTGGTTATTATCGATCCTACCAGATTTAATGCGTTATATCTTTCAAAATATCATTTTGGAGGAGAGAGAGGATATCgttgatttatcattatcaacttGGGAATCATTAGTAAAGATATTCAAACCAAATGTTATACGTGGTGCTTGTAGATCTTATTTCTCACAATGGGtaacattattatcaacaccaccaaatacattatttgataaatcattattattagatgcTTCAAAGATTAAACAAGAACAATTAttaggtggtggtggtggtggtgttgttgcACCAACTGCTGGTaggaaaattaaaagatcattacaacagcaacaacagcaacagcaacagcaacaacagacAATTGCAAAtttagaatatttaaatattagaAGTAAAATCATTGGTTCGACAGCGGTTGGTTTAATAGTTAGAATGTGGCCAATAGAGGatataaatgaaattcaagATATGTTTTATTCAATGTTAACATCGATATCAGGTTTACATAGACATTTAGCATCGTTAATATTGGCAGAGGCTTATTCTGCTGAATCACAACCAAATCAACCACCAATGTTTCAATTACCACCAAATACAATTCAATTTCTAAATCAACATTTATTAGAGGAGTTGGAGAATAGAACCACAGTCAATTACTATATGGAAGCCACTAATAtagtttcaaataaattggtTTCCGATGTTAGAGTTTTAGCATCAAGTTTATTGaatgttggtgttgattttagtggtgttgaattattaaatattttaagtAATCCAAGTATTCAATTACCTTATGAACAAATTATGCCATACGCTGTTGAATTGGTTACAAATGTTTATGATTTTTGTGTTGGTTATATTAGACAattaccacaaccacaacaacaacaacaacaacaaccatcaaATAcaatagaattaataattgatcaattaGAAGCTAGAAAAAAGACAATATTAGTTACGATTGGGTTTGTTGAAAAGATTCAAACTGAATATCATACTCAGGTACTCTCTGAAATGTCAACACTTTTAATCGTATCTAATAATATACCGCCAAAAGTATCAGCGATTGTACGTTCATTAATGTTGGCAATTAGAAAAGATGAGAATCCACTATACCAATTACGTGCAGCCAGATCATTATCACAATTCATTGAGATGTCATTAACACGTACACCATGTCCAAATCCAAAGATCATAAGTTCAATGTTTACCTTGTTATGTGATGATCATACTGAAACCCCATTAATACCTCCAACTTCAACATCAAcagtttcaattaaaattgaaaaagaatcaTTACTTACAACTCAATTAGATTCATCAAATGATCAAACAGCATTAATGGTTGATTCAATTACAATtcaaaatgatgatgaaattagaTTAGCAATATTAGCTCGTAAAGGTTCTGTAATGTTTTTCAATTCACTTTGTAAAAGATTTTCTAATCGTTTATTTGAAAGTTTACCaacattattatcaacaattacaaatgatacaatgatgaaattatatcaaattcatttacaacaacaacaacaacagcaacaaaataatcaacaacaattacaattacaacaacaacagcaacaaaataatcaacaacaacaaaaagaacaacaaattatattatttcaaaatgaagaattacaaaaagttattgatgaaattcaattgatacgTGTTTTATTACCAGTATTAAATCCATGTTATCATTCAATGAtgattgaattaattcaagTTATATTTCATTTTGTAAAGTATCCAAAACATCAAGTTCAAATGATGGCAAGTAAATGTATTGCAAGATATTGTCAAATATTGACATTACCATCTATGAGATTTTTAATTAGAAATCTATTACCATTGTTGGGTGATACACGTTCTCTAACCAATCGTATGGGTGCAATCAATACGGTATCACAGATCATTCGAGATATGGATATGCAAATATTGCCATACATTGTATTCTTTACAATTCCAATTCTAGGTTGTATGAGTGATCAAGATCCTGATCAACGTAGAGTGGCAACTTTATGTTTTGCAAAATTGGTCAAATTGATGCCATTGGAAAAAGGTGTACCCGATCCTGAAGGATTAGATCAAGatttaattcaacaaaaacaagaGGAACGAAAATTCTTGGAACAATTATTAGATGGCTCAAAGGTTGAGAATTACCCATTGCCAATTCGTATCAACACTGAATTGAGAAAGTATCAACAGGATGGTGTCAATTGGTTGGCTttcttaaataaatataaacttCATGGTATTCTTTGTGATGATATGGGTTTGGGTAAAACATTACAAACCATTTGTATCATTGCTGGTGATGACTATCATAGACGTGTAAACTATCAAGAGAAGGGTACACCCGATTTCGCACCATTACCATCGTTGGTCATTTGTCCACCTTCCTTGGTTGGCCACTGGTTCTATGAGATTAAGAAGTTTTGTAGTGATTCAACAATGAAACCAATGACTTACATGGGTAATCCATCGGAACGTCAAGCTCAAAGATCCAAATTCAAAGATCACAATGTATTGATTATGTCTTATGATATCATGAGAAATGACATTGATATACTCTCAGAGATGCATTTCAATTATTGTATCCTCGACGAAGGTCATATCATAAAGAATGCAAAGACAAAGTTAACACAAGCTGCAAAACGTTTACAATCGAATCATCGTCTCATTCTATCTGGTACaccaattcaaaataatgtCTTGGAATTGTGGTCATTATTCGACTTTTTAATGCCAGGTTTCCTTGGTActgaaaaattattcaatgaACTCTACAGTAAACCCATTTTAGCTTCCAAAGATCCAAAATGCTCAACAAAAGATCAAGAAGCTGGTGTATTGGCAATGGAAGCACTTCATCGTCAAGTTTTACCATTCTTACTTCGTCGTCTAAAAGAGGATGTTTTAGCTGATTTACCTCCAAAAATTATTCAAGATCGTTATTGTAATCTATCACCATTACAAATTCGTCTATATGATTATTTCTCTAGAACTCAATTTAAagaaactattaaaaatgaagtcgaagatgaaaatgaagatgcTGATGAAGGTGGTGaaagtaaaaagaaaaaaggaggtaatggtggtggtgcaaCTCACATTTTCCAAGCACTTCAATATTTAAGAAAACTTTGTGGTCATCCatcatttgttttaaatccTGAACATCCACAATATCCATCAATTAtgaaagaatttaaattacaacCAAATGATATTTTAGATATTGCTCATTCACCAAAATTAGtatcattaaaagaattactATTAGAATGTGGTATTGGGTTATCAAAtgttcaacaacaacaacatcaacaacaaagtAAAGCAGCAATTGCAGCAGCAACAGCAAATGAAACCATTAATGAAAGTACAAATCAACATCGTGTTTTAATTTTCGCACAAATGAAATCAATGTTGGATATAGTTGagaatgaattatttaagaAACATTTACCATCGGTAACTTATTTGCGTATGGATGGTAGTGTTGAAACAATGAAGAGACATAGTATtgtaaatcaattcaattccGATCCAACCATTGACGTTTTATTATTGACAACTCATGTAGGTGGTTTAGGTTTGAATTTAACTGGTGCTGATACTGTCATCTTTTTAGAACATGATTGGAATCCAATGAAAGATTTACAAGCCATGGATAGAGCTCATCGTATTGGTCAAAAGAAGGTGGTAAATGTTTATCGTTTAATCACCAGTGGCACTTTGGAGGAAAAGATTATGGGTCTTCAAAAGTTCAAATTAAACATTGCAAACACTGTCATCAATCATGATAATTCAAGTCTTCAAACTATGTCAACCAATGAACTATTGAATCTTTTCGATTACTCTGATGATCAAAAATCTCAACAATCTAAATCAACCAATTTGGcagattataataatgaatccTCAATCTCTGATACTGGTGAAGTAACTAACAACAGTAATGCAAGTGGTGGTAAACTTAAGAATATTTTGGATTCTTTAGGTGAACTTTGGGATGAATCTCAATATActgaagaatttaatttaaataatttcatgAATCAATTATCTTAA